TCGTAAGGACCCGTTGGTATGGGACATTCTGGAAAACGTCCTCAAAGGGCATCCGGTGCTCCTCAACCGCGCACCTACCCTGCACCGCTTGGGTATCCAGGCCTTCCAGCCGAAACTGATCGAGGGAAAGGCTATCCAGTTGCATCCGCTTGTTTGTACCGCCTTCAACGCTGACTTCGACGGTGACCAGATGGCCGTGCACGTTCCGCTCGGAAATGCCGCCATCCTCGAAGCGCAGATGCTGATGCTGGCGTCGCATAACATCCTCAACCCTGCGAACGGAGCTCCTATCGCCGTTCCTTCTCAGGACATGGTACTTGGTCTGTATTATACGACCAAGGAAAGGAAGACGGATGCCAGCTATACCGTGAAAGGGGAGGGAATGAAGTTCTATTCGCCCGAAGAGGTAATCATGGCCTATAACGAAGGCCGAGTGGAACTCCATGCCTCGATCCATGTGAAGGTCCGTGTCCGCAAGGAGGATGATACCCTGGCAATGGAAATGACCCCAACCACGGTCGGTCGTGTCCTGTTCAACCAGGTCGTGCCCGAGGAAATGGGCTACATCAACCAACTGCTCACGAAGAAAGCGCTTCGCGACATCATCGGAAACATCCTGAAGGTGTGCGGAACTGCCAAATCGGCGAAGTTCCTCGATGATATGAAGGACCTCGGATTCCAGATGGCCTTCCGTGGCGGTTTGTCCTTCAACCTGGCCGACGTCAAGATTCCGGACGTCAAGCATACGCTGATCGACAAGGCGCACGCCGAAGTGGAAGAGGTGATGAACAACTACAACATGGGTTTCATCACCTACAACGAACGATACAATCAGATCATCGATATCTGGACCCGCACCAGCTCCCGCATCACCGATACGTTGATGAAGCAATTGACGACCGATCGTCAGGGTTTCAACTCGATCTACATGATGCTCGATTCCGGAGCCCGCGGTTCCAAAGAACAGATCCGTCAGCTCGGCGGTATGCGCGGTCTTATGGCCAAGCCGCAAAAAAGCGGCGCAACCGGCGGAGAGATCATCGAGAACCCGATTCTTTCCAACTTCAAGGAAGGACTGTCGATTCTCGAGTACTTCATCTCCACGCACGGTGCCCGTAAGGGTCTTGCCGATACCGCGTTGAAGACCGCTGACGCCGGCTACCTGACCCGTCGTCTGGTTGACGTGGCGCAGGATGTCATCATCACCGACGAAGACTGCGGTACGCTCCGCGGACTTCCGATGACCGCCCTCAAGAATAACGAGGAAGTGGTTGAGTCGCTGTATGACCGAATCCTGGGTCGCGTATCGGTTCACGACGTGTATCATCCGCATACGGGCGAGCTGATCATGACCGCCGGTACGGAGATCAACGAAGTGATCGCCGCCATCATCGAAGAATCGCCGGTCGAGACCGTCGAGATCCGTTCGGTGCTTACCTGCGAATCCGATCGTGGTGTTTGTGCCAAGTGTTACGGCCGAAACCTCGCCACCGGTCGCATGGTACAGAAAGGCGAAGCAGTCGGCGTTATCGCTGCGCAGTCCATCGGTGAACCGGGTACCCAGCTCACCCTGCGTACCTTCCACGTGGGTGGTGTCGCTCAGAAGGGTGCTTCCGATTCCGAATTGAAAGCCAAGTACGCAGGCCGACTGGAATTCGAAGACATCAAGACCGTTACCTATAAGGATGGTTCGAAGAGCTACGAAGTAGTCATCGGTCGTTCCGGAGAAGTACGGATTGTCGATACCAATACCGGCACCGTCCTTACCACGAATAACATTCCGTACGGTTCCAAACTGTATGTCAAGGACAAGACGGTAGCGGAGAAGGGCACCCTCATCTGCGATTGGGACCCGTACAACGCTGTCATTCTCTCGGAGTTCCCCGGTAAGATCGACTTCGAACACATCGAGGAAGGCGTCACCTTCCGCGAAGAGTCCGACGAACAAACGGGCTATCGTGAGAAAGTGATCATCGAGACCCGCGATAAGACTAAAAACCCGGCAATCAAGATCCTTGACGAGAAGAAGGAAGGCATCAAGTCGTACAACATTCCGGTAGGCGCTCACATCATGGTGAACGTAGGCCAGAAGATCCAGGCTGGTGAGATCCTTGTCAAGATTCCGCGTTCAACCGGACGCATGGGTGATATCACCGGCGGTCTGCCGCGCGTTACGGAACTCTTCGAAGCGCGTAACCCCAGCAACCCGGCAACCGTGTCGGAGATCGACGGTGTCGTTTCTTACGGTGGCATCAAGCGCGGTAATCGCGAGATCATCATCACCTCGCGTGACGGGGAAGTCAAGAAGTACCTCGTAGCGCTGTCCAAGCACATCCTTGTGCAGGATAATGACTTCGTTCGTGCAGGCGATCCGTTGTCGGATGGCAGCATCAGCCCGGGCGATATCCTTTCGATCAAAGGACCTTCGCAGGTTCAGGAGTATCTCGTCAATGAGGTACAGGAAGTATACCGTATGCAGGGTGTGAAGATCAACGACAAGCACTTCGAAGTGATCGTCCGTCAGATGATGCGTAAAGTCGTCATCGAAGATCCGGGCGATACCATGTTCCTCGAGCGTGAATACGTTGACCGGATCGATTTCATGAAAGAGAACGAAGCCATCCGTGACAAGGTTGTGGTATTGGAGCCCGGCGACTCTACCGAAATCAAAGCAGGACAGATCACAACGCTCCGCAAGCTGCGGGAGGAGAATTCGATCCTCAAGCGTAAGGATTTGCGCCAGGTAGAAGCCCGCGACGCCATCCCGGCAACCTCCTCACCGGTACTGCAGGGTATCACCCAGGCTTCCTTACATACGAAGAGCTGGATCTCGGCGGCTTCCTTCCAGGAAACCACCAAGGTGCTCAACGAGGCTGCCGTCAACGGCAAGATCGATGACCTGCTCGGCCTGAAGGAAAACGTGATCGTCGGCCACCTCATCCCGGCCGGTACCGGATTGCGCGAGTACGATAAACTTATCGTCGGTTCCCAGGAGGAGTATGATCTCCTCATGGCATCCAAGGACGAGGAAGAAGTCGGTACCCGCTGATTCCTGACGAATAATTGAACGAAACGCCCCGGAAGACCCGGGGCGTTTTTTTTGAAGGGGAACGACGGTTTTTTAGGATATTTGTATCATACGTACAAGCGCCATACAATGGAAGACCAGCAAAACCAACTCAACATCGAGTTATCGGAAGAGATCGCAGAAGGCATATATTCCAATCTCGCGATCATTACGCACAGCAATTCAGAATTCGTTCTGGATTTTGTAAAAGTGATGCCGGGCGTTCCTAAGGCAAAGGTGAAATCGCGTATTCTGCTGACTCCGCAGCATGCCAAGCGACTCCTGGCAGCCATGCAGGATAATATCGCCAAGTATGAAGCTGTTCACGGCCCGATCAAACAAACGGAAGGCTTCGGGATGCCGATGAATTTCGGTGGGCCGGCCGCGCAAGCTTAAGTGCTTTACTCTTTCCGGACTTTGCTACGTGAAGTCCCCAGTATCTCGATCAGGTAATAATAGCCCATCGACAGCAATCCGGCGACGAAGAAAATAACCGCCGGATGTCGGGTTGTGTCATCCAGGTAAAACTCGCCATACATCCAGATGGAATTGGCGGATATCCAAAAGCAAACCGCCAGGTTGTGGAATAGCTCCGCTCTTTCCGCGCGATTTTTCCAGGTAATATAGATCGCCAGACTCAGGGTCGGCAGGATCATGAACATGCCCGCAAGTCGGGAAACGGTAACCCAACACAGGTCTTTGATCAGCCAGAGGAAGATGTGGAAATTCTCGTACTTACGAATTTGGGCGTTGGAGTGCATGTCCGAAAGTTAATCGATTGTTCGATTAACTTTCGAGGATGATCGGACTATTCGCTTTATTGTCCTAATGCAGCACGTATTTCATCACCCATCGGGTTGACCTTGCTGCGGTACCGGTGAATCAATTTGCCCTGTTCATCCAAGAGGAACTTTTCGAAATTCCAGTTGATATCACCCGTAAAATCCGGATTTGCCTCTGTGGTAAGCCATTGAAACAAGGGATGAATGGATTCGCCTTTCACCACTACCTTTTCCATCATTTGAAAAGTGACCCCGTAGTTTTTACTGCAGAAATCCCGGATCTCCGTATTGCTGCCGGGCTCCTGAGCGCCGAACTCGTTGGCCGGAAAGCCGATCACGACCAGTTTACCCTTGTTGGCCTTCGCTAATTCTTCCAGTTGAGCATATTGAGGTGTGTAACCGCATTGGGAAGCGGTGTTCACGATCAGTACTTTCTTGCCTTTGAATGCGGAAAAATCGACCGGCTTACCATCGATGCCGTTTGCTGTAAAGTCATAGAGGGAGCCGGGTGCAGACGGTAGCATCATAGTGAGGATAAGGAGGAGTGTTTTCATAGTTGTATATCTGCAGTAACAATGGATTCGGCGAAAGGTTCAGTCAAGGGCGGAAGCATGAAAGAGCAGGAATCCGACATGAAACAAGAGTGACAGATTCTCTTCCCGTTGATCATAGTAATTCACTGCCAGACTGATCGGGCCGATCGGTGAATGTAAAACCAGGCCACCGGATCCCAGGAAATAACGTTTGGCCAGCGGTTCGCCAAAGCGGGTTTTCAGATCGTCCGTGCGGATGAGTTCCTGATAAGGTTGAAATACATAGCCGTCGATGCGCAATTCCAGGTTATTCCGGAGCATAATGACGTTTCGAAGCCCGGCTCCGCCGAAAAATTGAGCACGGTAGGCAGGTAGAAACAAGGTTTGGGTTTCCAGTACCGGCTCAAAGGAAGGCGTGTTCAGGATCGTAGCGGTGTAGTTGTTGAAAAAGGTCTGGTTGGTCGCTGCAACTTCCGAATAGAAGCCCAAACGAAGACGTCCGCGCCGTTTATAGTAATTTTCATAGGTCAGTTTTGCCTGCAGCCATTGGTGATGATCGTGCTCGATCGTTCTCGAAGCGGAAGTGGAACCAGGCTTTGTGTCTTCTTCCAGGTCAACACCGCGAATGCGCAACTGTAAAAATGTGCCCTGGTTGGCAAACTGTTTTCTGTTCAGGGTGCTCCGTTCAAAGGTCAACGCGCCCGTGAAGCCCTTGAGAATGGTCTTGTCAGCCGTGTCCTTCTGGAGGAAATTCTGCGTCTGATAATAATTGTCCGCGATGCGTACATAGCCGGCGCTCGCGACGATTTTACCCTTGTTTCGTGCGGGAATTCCACCGTGCAGGCCGAAAAAGTAATCAGACGCAAGGATATAGGCAGGCTTCTGGTCACTGAAAAATGCGTTGCTGCTCCGGAAGAAATCGTACTGGTTGAGTGTCGCGTCAGCTTCCAGAAAAAACGGCTTCCGGAATGGGGCATCCATCCTGATCCTTGCCTGGCCGGAGGTGTATAGTTTGCCGAAATAAAAGTTGGTGTTGAAACTCCAGGCTCTTCGGCTCCAGATGTTGTAGGTCAATCCCGCGAATACTTCGGAAATCGGTCGCGATGAGAGCAGCCCGCCGAATTGCGTGATCAGATCCCGCTCCTGCTGGATCCTCACATTTAGATCGAACATCCCCGTTGACGGATCGAACATCAGCTTGGGTTGAATAGCACGGATATTCGGGTCCGAGACCAATTGAAAATAGGATGCCTTCAGGCGGGATAATGGAATCGGCTGAGAGCCCGCCTTCAGTATCCTGTGTACGTACTCCGATTGCTTGCTGTTGACGCCATCGATGGAGACATTATTGATGACCACTTCCGGAAACCTGGAACGAAATACTTTACGCTGTCGATTGACCTGGTCCGAATTGATCCTCCGGTGTACGTTGAAACGTATCGTATCGATCTTCTCCATCGTCGCCCGGTAGCCTTCCTGGATGATACTGGGCAGATCCGAAAAATCGAATAGACCGAATTCGTCGGTTTTCGCTTCAACCAGAATGCCGTTTTCGCAGATGACGGAGAATTCTGTCGGCGTCGTCATCATCGCCCTTATCTGGGAAATGATATTCCCTTCCGTGGTAGGCGTGATCTTTCCGGATGCATTCACCCCGATGATGATATCGGGTTGAAAATCCTCCAACATCACATCCGCCGGGAAGTTGTTGTAGAGCCCGCCATCGTACAGGATCTTATTTTGAAAGACCATTGGGCGGAAGTAAAATGGATAGGCGGAAGATGCTCTGACCGCCTGACCGAGGTCACCTTCACGGAAGATGATGGTTTGTTTGTTCTCGATGTCCGCTGCAACACAACGAAAGGGGACGAAGAGCGAATCGAAATCATAGCGGGTAGCCGCTGAGGCCGCCGCTGTTTGTTCCAGCAGTGCGAAATCGTATGGCACTGAACTGACCAGGTTGGTCGGGAGACTTGTTTGAAGCAGTGAGTCCAGCGAAAACTTCAGGTTGACCCAAGAGGCATTCTCCGGATTTTTCCGGTAATAGTAGAAGTAGTTCTCGTCGATGATGCCGTTCGCCCAATTGTAGAAATCATCCGTGCGAACAATGGAATCCATTTCGTGCGGCGAGTAACCGAGCGCATACATGCATCCGACAATGGCGCCTGCCGAAGTCCCCGCGATGTAGTCAATCGGAATTCCCGATTCCTCCAACGCACGAATTGCACCGATGTGTGCCATACCCCGCGCACCGCCGCCACTCAGTACAAGGCCGACTTTTTGCGCATGAAGCGAAACAGTCAAGGCCAGGTAGAAAAGGAGGATCAGCCGGAATTTCATGTGCGGAGCGGGGAAGACAAAATTAATCCATAGCCGCGATGACACGGGTTAATTTTCCAAAATAATCGGGTGCCAGCAGCAGGTTGGAGCCGTACCAGGAGAACATTTCGCCGTCAACCAGCGTAACTTTTGAATCGGGAAAGGCGCTTTGAACAGCGGCCATGTGTTTTTCCGCGAAGGGGTAGGGTTCGCTAGACAGCATGACCACCTCGGGCTGAAGGTCGGACCACGCCGCTAAGGGCAGTTCAGGATATCGCTCCAGATGGCCTGCGACATTGAGAAACCCGGCTTGCCGAAGCATGGAATGGATGAAGGTGTTGTTGCCTGCTGCCATCCAGGGCTCCCGCCAGATGAAATACAGCGCACGAACCGGTGGAATCGCTGATGTTTGATAGGAAAACTGACTGAATTTATCCTGAATCTCTGAAGCCATACTCGTGGCTTCGAGATCCTTTCCGGTCATGTTTCCGACACGCGTGATCATGTCCAGCGCGTCTCCCAAAGTTGAAATATCACTCATCCAGACAGGAAAGGAGTTTTCCAGGGCATGAATCGTATCCGCTGAATTTTCCTCCTTATTTCCCAAGATCAAATCGGGCTTTAGTGCGCGAATCTTGTCGAGGTCTGGTGTCTTGGTTCCGCCGACATTTACTTTTTCACTGCGCCAGGATTCCGGACGTGTGCAAAAACGGGTGATTCCAACAACAGTTTGTTCCAGACCCAGCGCATGAAGCAACTCCGTTTGGGACGGTACCAGGGATACGATTCTACGCGGATAGTCCCGCAATCGGATCGTTCGACCCATTTGGTCTGTGATGACCTGCATGTACCTCCTGTTATCCCTGTTTATCGGGCAAGGGCTTCCGCAATGTCGCTCTTGGTGATGATGTAGTTTCGACCTGCCTTGAAATCCTTAACAAGTACAGCCTCGCGTTCACCGCTAACCATCGTGGAAAGATCATGAACGGTGGTCGTGATGTCCACAAACGGCATTGCTTCTTTCATGATGGATTCTACGGTTGCCGATTTACCCGCCGGATTCTTGAGAATGCTGTTGAAAACGGTGTTCTCGTAAATGGTGCCGACGATCCGGTCTTCCGATGTGACCGGGATCTGTGAATAGTTGTTTTCCGTGATCAACTTCAATGCCGCGCTGATCGGCTGGTGTTTGTCAATGGTCACCACTTCGATGCTCTTACGGGATGCCACCAGATCCTGAGCGGTCATGCCGCTGGTATCGAGGTAGCCCATTTTACGCATCCAGTCGTCGTTGAACATCTTCGCCAGATACCGTGAACCATGGTCGTGGAAAATGACTACCACGACATCGGTGGGTTTCAATTGGTCTTTCAGTTGAAGCAATCCGGCTATGGCTGAACCGGCGGAGTTGCCGACCCAGATGCCTTCCTGACGGCAAAGTTCACGTGTCATGAGGGCAGCATCCTTATCCGTGACTTTTTCGAAGTGATCGATGATCTTGAAATCGTAGTTGAGCGGAATGAAATCCTCGCCAATACCTTCTGTTACATAAGGGTAGATCTCGTTTTTATCGAGTACTCCGGTTTCATGGTATTTCTTCAACGCGGAGCCATACGTGTCGATTCCCCAGATCTTGACATTCGGATTTTTCTCTTTCAAATACCGTCCCGTACCAGTGATTGTTCCGCCGGTACCGGCGCCTACCAGTAAATGTGTGATTTTACCTTCGGTCTGTTCCCAGATTTCCGGGCCGGTTTGCTCGTAATGGGCCTGTGAATTGGAAAGGTTGTCGTATTGATTCGGATAAAAGGAATTCGGGATCTCCTTGTTAAGTCGTTTGGCAACTGAATAGTAGGAGCGAGGGTCTTCCGGCTCTACATTCGTCGGACACACGATCACATCGGCCCCGTAAGCCTTAAGGGCGTCGACTTTTTCCTTTGACTGCTTGTCGGTTGTGGTGAATATGCACTTATAGCCTTTTACAATAGCCGCGATGGCAAGTCCCATCCCGGTATTTCCGGATGTGCCCTCGATGATCGTTCCGCCTGGCTTCAGGATGCCCGCCTTTTCGGCATCCTCTACCATCTTGAGGGCCATGCGGTCCTTGATGGAATTACCGGGGTTGAAAGTCTCGACTTTAGCATAGACTGTTGCCGGAACGCCTTTGGTAACGCTGTTGAGCCGTACAAGCGGCGTGTGTCCGATCGCTTCGAGGATATTGTTGCAAACTCGCTTAGAGGGATTGCTGGCCATAATAAGTGGTTTTTACGAAAAAGGCCATTTTTGGCACATTTTCGAGGGCTAAAGGTAGTAAAATTGGAGCGAAAGGAACTCTTTCATCATCGAAACCGGAGGGCGCGAACGGGCCGGATACGGGTCACCAAAAGGGTCGGGACCAGCATCATCATGGTGCAAACCAGCAGGGTGCCAAGGTTCATCCAAAGCAGGTCAAGAGGAAGCAGCCGGATCGGAACATAGGCAATGTAATAGGAGTCCTGATCCAGTCGAATCCAGTGGAAATAGTGTTGAAGTAAACATATTCCGATGCCGACTACGTTACCCCAGAACAAACCGCGACTGATGAGTAGG
This genomic stretch from Bacteroidota bacterium harbors:
- the rpoC gene encoding DNA-directed RNA polymerase subunit beta'; protein product: MATRKEIKIKSNFSKIIISLASPEHILEQSSGEVLKPETINYRTYKPERDGLFCERIFGPVKDWECHCGKYKRIRYKGIVCDRCGVEVTEKKVRRERMGHITLTVPVAHIWYFRSLPNKIGYLLGLPTKKLDMIIYYERYVVIQAGVKAQEGLNYLDFLTEEEYLQHLETLPKENQHLDEKDPNKFIAKMGAEALYDLLSRLDLDGLSYSLRHQASTETSQQRKNEALKRLNVVEAFREANNHIENRPEWMIVKVVPVIPPELRPLVPLDGGRFATSDLNDLYRRVIIRNNRLKRLIEIKAPDVILRNEKRMLQEAVDSLFDNSRKVNAVKTESNRALKSLSDSLKGKQGRFRQNLLGKRVDYSARSVIVVGPEMKLHECGLPKDMAAELFKPFIIRKMIERGVVKTVKSAKKIVDRKDPLVWDILENVLKGHPVLLNRAPTLHRLGIQAFQPKLIEGKAIQLHPLVCTAFNADFDGDQMAVHVPLGNAAILEAQMLMLASHNILNPANGAPIAVPSQDMVLGLYYTTKERKTDASYTVKGEGMKFYSPEEVIMAYNEGRVELHASIHVKVRVRKEDDTLAMEMTPTTVGRVLFNQVVPEEMGYINQLLTKKALRDIIGNILKVCGTAKSAKFLDDMKDLGFQMAFRGGLSFNLADVKIPDVKHTLIDKAHAEVEEVMNNYNMGFITYNERYNQIIDIWTRTSSRITDTLMKQLTTDRQGFNSIYMMLDSGARGSKEQIRQLGGMRGLMAKPQKSGATGGEIIENPILSNFKEGLSILEYFISTHGARKGLADTALKTADAGYLTRRLVDVAQDVIITDEDCGTLRGLPMTALKNNEEVVESLYDRILGRVSVHDVYHPHTGELIMTAGTEINEVIAAIIEESPVETVEIRSVLTCESDRGVCAKCYGRNLATGRMVQKGEAVGVIAAQSIGEPGTQLTLRTFHVGGVAQKGASDSELKAKYAGRLEFEDIKTVTYKDGSKSYEVVIGRSGEVRIVDTNTGTVLTTNNIPYGSKLYVKDKTVAEKGTLICDWDPYNAVILSEFPGKIDFEHIEEGVTFREESDEQTGYREKVIIETRDKTKNPAIKILDEKKEGIKSYNIPVGAHIMVNVGQKIQAGEILVKIPRSTGRMGDITGGLPRVTELFEARNPSNPATVSEIDGVVSYGGIKRGNREIIITSRDGEVKKYLVALSKHILVQDNDFVRAGDPLSDGSISPGDILSIKGPSQVQEYLVNEVQEVYRMQGVKINDKHFEVIVRQMMRKVVIEDPGDTMFLEREYVDRIDFMKENEAIRDKVVVLEPGDSTEIKAGQITTLRKLREENSILKRKDLRQVEARDAIPATSSPVLQGITQASLHTKSWISAASFQETTKVLNEAAVNGKIDDLLGLKENVIVGHLIPAGTGLREYDKLIVGSQEEYDLLMASKDEEEVGTR
- a CDS encoding ABC transporter substrate-binding protein — its product is MQVITDQMGRTIRLRDYPRRIVSLVPSQTELLHALGLEQTVVGITRFCTRPESWRSEKVNVGGTKTPDLDKIRALKPDLILGNKEENSADTIHALENSFPVWMSDISTLGDALDMITRVGNMTGKDLEATSMASEIQDKFSQFSYQTSAIPPVRALYFIWREPWMAAGNNTFIHSMLRQAGFLNVAGHLERYPELPLAAWSDLQPEVVMLSSEPYPFAEKHMAAVQSAFPDSKVTLVDGEMFSWYGSNLLLAPDYFGKLTRVIAAMD
- a CDS encoding patatin-like phospholipase family protein; protein product: MKFRLILLFYLALTVSLHAQKVGLVLSGGGARGMAHIGAIRALEESGIPIDYIAGTSAGAIVGCMYALGYSPHEMDSIVRTDDFYNWANGIIDENYFYYYRKNPENASWVNLKFSLDSLLQTSLPTNLVSSVPYDFALLEQTAAASAATRYDFDSLFVPFRCVAADIENKQTIIFREGDLGQAVRASSAYPFYFRPMVFQNKILYDGGLYNNFPADVMLEDFQPDIIIGVNASGKITPTTEGNIISQIRAMMTTPTEFSVICENGILVEAKTDEFGLFDFSDLPSIIQEGYRATMEKIDTIRFNVHRRINSDQVNRQRKVFRSRFPEVVINNVSIDGVNSKQSEYVHRILKAGSQPIPLSRLKASYFQLVSDPNIRAIQPKLMFDPSTGMFDLNVRIQQERDLITQFGGLLSSRPISEVFAGLTYNIWSRRAWSFNTNFYFGKLYTSGQARIRMDAPFRKPFFLEADATLNQYDFFRSSNAFFSDQKPAYILASDYFFGLHGGIPARNKGKIVASAGYVRIADNYYQTQNFLQKDTADKTILKGFTGALTFERSTLNRKQFANQGTFLQLRIRGVDLEEDTKPGSTSASRTIEHDHHQWLQAKLTYENYYKRRGRLRLGFYSEVAATNQTFFNNYTATILNTPSFEPVLETQTLFLPAYRAQFFGGAGLRNVIMLRNNLELRIDGYVFQPYQELIRTDDLKTRFGEPLAKRYFLGSGGLVLHSPIGPISLAVNYYDQREENLSLLFHVGFLLFHASALD
- a CDS encoding pyridoxal-phosphate dependent enzyme, whose protein sequence is MASNPSKRVCNNILEAIGHTPLVRLNSVTKGVPATVYAKVETFNPGNSIKDRMALKMVEDAEKAGILKPGGTIIEGTSGNTGMGLAIAAIVKGYKCIFTTTDKQSKEKVDALKAYGADVIVCPTNVEPEDPRSYYSVAKRLNKEIPNSFYPNQYDNLSNSQAHYEQTGPEIWEQTEGKITHLLVGAGTGGTITGTGRYLKEKNPNVKIWGIDTYGSALKKYHETGVLDKNEIYPYVTEGIGEDFIPLNYDFKIIDHFEKVTDKDAALMTRELCRQEGIWVGNSAGSAIAGLLQLKDQLKPTDVVVVIFHDHGSRYLAKMFNDDWMRKMGYLDTSGMTAQDLVASRKSIEVVTIDKHQPISAALKLITENNYSQIPVTSEDRIVGTIYENTVFNSILKNPAGKSATVESIMKEAMPFVDITTTVHDLSTMVSGEREAVLVKDFKAGRNYIITKSDIAEALAR
- a CDS encoding DUF3467 domain-containing protein — translated: MEDQQNQLNIELSEEIAEGIYSNLAIITHSNSEFVLDFVKVMPGVPKAKVKSRILLTPQHAKRLLAAMQDNIAKYEAVHGPIKQTEGFGMPMNFGGPAAQA
- a CDS encoding glutathione peroxidase; the encoded protein is MKTLLLILTMMLPSAPGSLYDFTANGIDGKPVDFSAFKGKKVLIVNTASQCGYTPQYAQLEELAKANKGKLVVIGFPANEFGAQEPGSNTEIRDFCSKNYGVTFQMMEKVVVKGESIHPLFQWLTTEANPDFTGDINWNFEKFLLDEQGKLIHRYRSKVNPMGDEIRAALGQ